The Vicia villosa cultivar HV-30 ecotype Madison, WI linkage group LG1, Vvil1.0, whole genome shotgun sequence genome includes a region encoding these proteins:
- the LOC131641233 gene encoding dehydrodolichyl diphosphate synthase CPT3-like, with protein sequence MQKSVAGIARHLLGGLCYYLRRCIFSVLSVGPVPSHISFIMDGNRRYAKRRNLVEGDGHKAGFSALLSILRYCYELGIKYVSVYAFSIDNFKRKPEEVQTFMELMREKIEELLQQESIINEYGVRLHFIGNMQLLSEPVRVAAEKAMRVTAHNQERVLLICVAYTSRDEIVHAVQESCKDKWNEIQASKEDKVSNGGFPRINQGPKSNGIDLHFRDSCKENETKAFRSLLEEVEGAEEKDYSFEQNLEKHSDNYSEDEITSCSGMDEITEERKYKQGEFASIKLVDIEKHMYMSVAPDPDILIRTSGEARLSNFLLWQTSACPLYAPKVLWPEIGLRHLVWAVLNFQRHHFYLEKKKKQF encoded by the coding sequence ATGCAGAAAAGTGTAGCAGGTATTGCACGCCACCTGCTTGGAGGTTTATGCTATTATctaagaagatgcattttttccGTTTTATCGGTTGGTCCTGTGCCGAGTCATATTTCTTTCATAATGGATGGGAATCGAAGGTATGCAAAGAGGAGAAACTTGGTAGAAGGTGATGGACATAAGGCTGGATTTTCAGCTCTCTTGTCCATCCTTAGATACTGTTATGAATTAGGTATTAAGTATGTAAGTGTCTATGCATTCAGCATTGATAATTTTAAAAGGAAGCCTGAAGAGGTTCAAACATTCATGGAATTGATGCGAGAAAAGATCGAGGAGTTGCTTCAACAGGAAAGCATTATTAACGAATACGGTGTTAGATTACATTTCATTGGAAACATGCAGCTATTATCGGAACCTGTCAGGGTTGCTGCAGAAAAGGCAATGAGAGTTACCGCCCACAACCAAGAGAGAGTTCTTTTAATTTGTGTTGCCTATACATCACGGGACGAGATCGTGCATGCTGTTCAAGAATCCTGCAAGGATAAATGGAACGAAATTCAAGCATCTAAGGAAGATAAAGTTTCCAACGGTGGGTTTCCAAGAATTAATCAGGGCCCAAAAAGTAACGGTATTGATTTGCATTTTCGTGAttcatgtaaagaaaatgaaacaAAAGCCTTTAGAAGTCTACTCGAAGAAGTGGAAGGTGCGGAAGAGAAAGATTACTCATTCGAGCAAAATTTAGAAAAACATAGTGATAATTACAGTGAAGATGAAATCACATCTTGCAGTGGGATGGATGAAATAACTGAAGAGAGAAAGTACAAGCAAGGTGAGTTTGCTTCTATAAAACTTGTTGATATTGAGAAGCACATGTACATGTCAGTGGCACCTGACCCAGATATCTTGATTCGAACTTCTGGAGAGGCGCGTCTCAGTAATTTTCTTCTTTGGCAGACTAGTGCGTGCCCTTTGTATGCCCCAAAAGTCCTATGGCCTGAAATCGGTCTGAGACACTTGGTATGGGCAGTATTAAACTTTCAGAGACACCATTTTTActtggaaaagaaaaagaaacagttTTGA